The sequence CCTCCTATTAATTAACTTTATTTTGGAATAAATTGTAAATCGTCGTTGTGTCTGTTGCTGTTTTAAGCTCAGTGATAAAATCGTCATGCACTAATAATTTGGCAACATCCGATAAAACATTCAGGTGATTGCTACTGCCACCCGTTGGAATAAACATTGCTAATACATGCGTAGTAGGCTGTCCATCCAAGCTATCCCAATCAACGGGTCGAGCCAATGTCACCACCATTAAAGCAGGCCGTATCACTGCATTATTCTCTGTGTGAGGAATAGCAATGCCCTGTTCCATTCCCGTACTTCCTTGCTGCTCTCTCTTTAGAAAACCATGATAGGTTGCAGCAGTATCACTAATAATGCCCTTTTCTTTAGCGATAGCCGCTATGTTTTGAAGCACTTCATCTTTGTTACTTCCTTGAACAGCCAAGCTGATGTTCTCTTTTTGAAGAACATCTTGTATTGTTGATACTGTCTGCGGCGTTGTCACAGTGGCGTTCTCTGTGGTTATTTTTTCTTTTGTAAAAATACGTTTCTGATTAATCGCCATCAAAATACCACTTACTACCGAACCAATCACAATTGCCATCACCCATAAAGCACCATGCGTTACAATCGGCAAGACAATAAATCCACCGTGTGGAGCTGGCACTTGCACATGCATCATGTAAGTTAAAACAGCCGCAATAGATGACCCGAGCATTAAAATCGGCAAGATAATTAAAGGGTTCCGGGCAGCAAATGGAATTGCCCCTTCAGTAATATGCGTCGAACCCAGCAAGAAGTTAACATAGCCTGCACTTTTATCACTTTGATTGTAGTATTTACGTCCAAAAAGAACGGCAAACCCTGTCGCCAACGGGGGAACGATACAAGCAGCCGATACACCCGCCATAAAATAGAAATTACCTTGAGCCAACAACGCTGTTCCGGTCACATAAGCTGCTTTATTGACTGGCCCCCCCATATCAAAGGCACACATCATCCCTACAACAATCCCTAAAATTAATGGGTTTGTATTTTGTAACCCTGCTAAAAACGACATCATTCCTTGATTGATCGCTTCCATCGGTGCAGATAAGAACCACATTGTTAAACCAGCAAGAAAAATACCAAGAACCGGATATAAGAAAATTGCTTTTAAGCCATTTAAAGCAGGTGGTAGTTTTCGCAAAGCATACTGCAATCCTAAGACTACATAACCTGCAAGAAAACCACCGACGATTCCGCCTAAGAAACCTGTTTCATTCGTATAAGCAATCATTCCGACGATAAAACCAATAATTAATCCTGGACGTTTTGCAATTGCTTCTGCAATATAAGCGGTCAGAATAGGCACCATCAAACTCATTGCCAAGCCACCGATTGAATTCAAATAGAAGGCAAATTGGTTAAATTCCTCACTTTTAGAGTCTGCTGAATAAATACCAAACATGAATGAAATCGCTATCATTACTCCGCCCGCTACAACTATCGGTAACATGTGTGACACACCATTCATCAGAGCAACATAAATACCGTGACCAATTGATTTTTTAGGTCTTTTTTCTGCGGACTGTTGTGGTTCGCCTGTTATCGAAGCACCTGGCATTATCGGTGCCGTTTGATTAACAATTGCGGCGATAAGAGCCGCAGGATCTTTAATACCTCTTGTGACAGGTACATTAATCACTCGTTTTCCAGCAAATCGTTCTGC comes from Brochothrix thermosphacta DSM 20171 = FSL F6-1036 and encodes:
- a CDS encoding fructose-specific PTS transporter subunit EIIC: MKIIAATGCPTGIAHTFMAKEALEEEAKKQGLTIKVETHGQEGVQNELTDTDIAEADGVIIAADKDVHAERFAGKRVINVPVTRGIKDPAALIAAIVNQTAPIMPGASITGEPQQSAEKRPKKSIGHGIYVALMNGVSHMLPIVVAGGVMIAISFMFGIYSADSKSEEFNQFAFYLNSIGGLAMSLMVPILTAYIAEAIAKRPGLIIGFIVGMIAYTNETGFLGGIVGGFLAGYVVLGLQYALRKLPPALNGLKAIFLYPVLGIFLAGLTMWFLSAPMEAINQGMMSFLAGLQNTNPLILGIVVGMMCAFDMGGPVNKAAYVTGTALLAQGNFYFMAGVSAACIVPPLATGFAVLFGRKYYNQSDKSAGYVNFLLGSTHITEGAIPFAARNPLIILPILMLGSSIAAVLTYMMHVQVPAPHGGFIVLPIVTHGALWVMAIVIGSVVSGILMAINQKRIFTKEKITTENATVTTPQTVSTIQDVLQKENISLAVQGSNKDEVLQNIAAIAKEKGIISDTAATYHGFLKREQQGSTGMEQGIAIPHTENNAVIRPALMVVTLARPVDWDSLDGQPTTHVLAMFIPTGGSSNHLNVLSDVAKLLVHDDFITELKTATDTTTIYNLFQNKVN